The DNA sequence AGGCGAAATGGGTGCACCCCAATCGCTCCGCGCGGGCGCACCTGCGCTGGATGGCGGCTTCCAACAGGATTGCGGCGAAGCGCGTCGACGAGGTTCTGGACGCTGTGGGCCTGACCGCGGTCGCGGGGCGTCGCGCGGGCAGTTACTCGCTGGGCATGGCCCAGCGGCTGGGCATCGCTGTCGCCCTGCTGGGCGACCCGGGCGTCCTCCTTTTCGACGAGCCGGTGAACGGGCTCGATCCAGAAGGCATTCTCTGGATCCGTCAGTTCATGCACCGGCTGGCGGACGAAGGCCGAACTGTCTTCGTATCCAGTCACCTTCTCTCCGAGATGGCGCTCACCGCGCAGGACCTCGTCGTCATCGGTCGTGGCCGGCTCATCGCGCAGACCAGCACCAAGAGCTTCATCGAATCGGCCGCCGACTCCTCGGTGCGGGTACGCGGGCCTGAGCTGGCGCGGCTGCACAGCGTCCTGGCCGGCCAGGGGCTGGCCGTCCAGGAGCAGGCGGCCACCGAGGACACTCCGGCGGTGCTGGTCGTGCGTGGAAGCTCCACCGAAGCGGTCGGTGAGCTGGCAGGTGCCGTGGGCCTGGTGCTCCACGAGCTCACCGAGTCGCGTGGCTCGCTGGAGCAGGCCTTCATCCAGATGACTGGCGGCGAGGTCGAATACCAGGCCGGTGGAGGCACCGCGCCAGCTGCCTCGGGAGTCGCCGTGCCAGTCGACGCGCAGGGGGCGTTGGCTCCGCCTGGGCCGGTCTCCGGGGCGCCCGGTTTCCCGCCGCCCGGGGCCGTACCGGCACCCGGTGGCGGGTCCGGCCCGGCTGCCACTCGGGAAACAGCCAGCCGCGGTGGTCAGGAGGGCCCGGCTCAATGACACTCATGACAGTCGAGCGGATCAAGCTCTTCTCCACCCGCTCGCCGTGGTGGTGCATGATCATCACGGTGGCGCTGACCGTCGGCCTGACCGCCATCTTCAGCGCCGCGACAAAGCCGGACGATCTCAGTGACCTCACGCCGTCCGTCACCCAGTTCGCCTACAACTTCGGGCTCGTCGTGATGATGGTGATGGCGGCGCTCACCGTCACCACCGAGTACCGGTTCGGGACGATCAGGTCGACCTTCCTCGCCGTTCCCGGTCGGACGCAGGCTTTGCTGGCGAAGACGGCCGTCGTCGCCGGGCTCGCTGGGGTCGTCGGTGAGATCACCGCGGTGGGCTCGTGGGCCATCGCCAAGGCGATCAGGCCGGACGCGCCGCTGGCACTCGACACCGGCCAGGAGTTCCGCAACGTTTTCGGCGTCGGGCTGATCTACCTGCTCGCGGCGGTCTTCGCGATCGGCCTCGCATTGCTGATCCGGCATACCGCCGGGGCGATCGTGGTCATGCTCGTCTATCTCTTCCTCGCGGAGAGCCTGCTGCCGGCCATACCCCGGATCGGGCCGCACATCCAGGACTGGATGCCCTTCATCGTCGGAAACAACTTCGTCGTCGCGGGCCAGCTCGAGACGGATGACGGGCCGCCGGTCATCGAGGGCCTGCCGTTCGGGCCGTGGGGATCGCTGCTCTACTTCGCCGCGGTCTGCTTCGGTCTGCTGGCTCTCGGCCTCATCAGCGCCAAACGCCGGGACGCCTGACCTACGTCCACATTCGTCCGGTAAACCCGCGCGCCCCGACCGGGTCCCCTGGTCGGGGCGCGCTCCGCGTTTCGGCGGGAGGCGCCCCGCAGCCGGACGCATCGGGCGCCGCCCGCCGGGTAGCGCCTACTACGATGCGACAGCGACGGCGGCGGGTCTGGGCTCGCGATCCGGGGCATTTCGGCGCCACCTCGGCGGCTCGGGTCGCGATTGTCGCGCCCGCCGCGCTCGCACTCACCGTCGGGATCGCCGGTAGCGTGCGAATGAGTCTCTTCGCCTGGTTCGCCGTCATCGCTCTCCTTGAGTTCGTCGAGTTCGAGGGCCCGCGAACAACGCGGCTGCGTGCCTATCTCACGCTCACGGCGGCCGGCGCAGCACTGATCGTCCTCGGGACGCTCTGCTCGCGGTCGATCCTTCTCGCGGTCACCATGACCGCAGTCGTCGCGTTCGTCGTCCTGTTCTCCGGCGTCCTCAACCCCTATGTGGCCGTTGCCGGACGTTCCGCGTTACTCGCCTTCGTTCTGGCGGTGATGACACCGGGGCCACTGCCGGCGATACCGGAGCGACTCGCGGGGTGGGCCATCGGCGCGGTGGGTTCGATCACGGCCGTGATGCTCCTGAGGTCGCGCTGTCCGCCCGACCGGCTGCGGACGAACATCGCGGCGGTCTCCCGCGCCCTGGCCAACGGGGTGGCCTGGCCCGCAGCGGCGGAGTCGGCGGCGCAGACAGCGCGGATCTGGACGGAGCTGCGGCGGCTGCGACGCGAGTTCGCCGCCACGGTCCATCGGCCCACGGGGCTCGGCGGGCGGGCCGCGGCGCTCGGGTACGTCTTCATCGACCTCAACTGGCTGATGCCGTTCGCCCTGCCCTGGCCGGAGCGGGACCGGACAGCAGGTGCCTGCTTCCCCGCCGAGGCCGCTGAGCTGCACGCCGCGGTGGCAGCGACGCTGCAGGCCATCTCCACCCGGATCGAGCCGGCCGAGCCGGCATCGACCGGGCCTGCCGCCGCTGCCGGTGATGACCGGCTTGGCATGGCTCGTCTGGAACGGGCCGAGCGCGCGATCCGCGCCGCGCTTCTGGCCTTCCTGCGCAGCCAGGAGCACCAGGCGCACGACGAGCAGGGTCGGCATGATCACCTGAAACACGAGAATCACGGAGAGGAGTGGCAGGCCAGGGCCCAGACGCGGGGGAGCGCAGGCTTCGGTCCGGTCAGCGCCGAGCTCGCCGCTGCCGAGGCGTTTCGGCTGCGCAGGCTCGCTCGGGGCACCCGTGACCTGGCACTTAACGTCCTGAAGGCGACCGCGTCCACCCGTGGCCTCGG is a window from the Parafrankia irregularis genome containing:
- a CDS encoding ABC transporter ATP-binding protein translates to MIEARGLTKRYGRTVAVNALSFTVQPGRVTGFLGPNGAGKSTTMRMILGLDRPSAGEVRIGGRRYTELKEPLREVGALLEAKWVHPNRSARAHLRWMAASNRIAAKRVDEVLDAVGLTAVAGRRAGSYSLGMAQRLGIAVALLGDPGVLLFDEPVNGLDPEGILWIRQFMHRLADEGRTVFVSSHLLSEMALTAQDLVVIGRGRLIAQTSTKSFIESAADSSVRVRGPELARLHSVLAGQGLAVQEQAATEDTPAVLVVRGSSTEAVGELAGAVGLVLHELTESRGSLEQAFIQMTGGEVEYQAGGGTAPAASGVAVPVDAQGALAPPGPVSGAPGFPPPGAVPAPGGGSGPAATRETASRGGQEGPAQ
- a CDS encoding ABC transporter permease, which encodes MTLMTVERIKLFSTRSPWWCMIITVALTVGLTAIFSAATKPDDLSDLTPSVTQFAYNFGLVVMMVMAALTVTTEYRFGTIRSTFLAVPGRTQALLAKTAVVAGLAGVVGEITAVGSWAIAKAIRPDAPLALDTGQEFRNVFGVGLIYLLAAVFAIGLALLIRHTAGAIVVMLVYLFLAESLLPAIPRIGPHIQDWMPFIVGNNFVVAGQLETDDGPPVIEGLPFGPWGSLLYFAAVCFGLLALGLISAKRRDA